The following are encoded together in the Actinoplanes sp. N902-109 genome:
- a CDS encoding GDSL-type esterase/lipase family protein, giving the protein MISLRKTLALASVGAAMAVPAGAAGPHTGRPAGHWVTSWSASQQGLSGSTLTDQSVRTITHLSQGGSALRIRVQNQFGSTALAVDAATVGLSTGTDAAVVDGTLRRLTFGGRPAVTVAPGADVWSDAVPLTTRAQQDVAVSLYVPGSVRPGEHGAAFRTNYVSPAGSGNHVADRAATAFTRTITSTWLVSAVDVRNPDVAGTIVTYGSSVVDGEGSTNCGPGCSRTGTNERWSDVLARRIVAEAPAGHQLAVANAGINGTMSATGCPNASAGVAGLEGVTRLDRDVLALHGVKGVIVYYGTNDLAAGCTAEQIIDSWKTIFGRLHAAGIKAFLVPTTARPGYTDQMNRYRWDLGTYAATFNTCAGDCAGLILFDQVIKDPVRPNAINPAYDVGDGIHVNIAAQQAEAQIISLPMLYSGVS; this is encoded by the coding sequence ATGATCTCGTTGCGCAAGACGCTCGCGCTCGCCTCCGTCGGTGCCGCCATGGCCGTCCCGGCCGGTGCCGCCGGACCGCACACCGGCCGCCCGGCCGGCCACTGGGTCACCTCGTGGTCGGCGTCGCAGCAGGGGCTGTCCGGCAGCACGCTCACCGATCAGTCGGTCCGCACGATCACCCACCTCAGCCAGGGCGGATCGGCGCTGCGCATCCGGGTGCAGAACCAGTTCGGCAGCACCGCGTTGGCGGTGGACGCCGCAACGGTCGGGCTGAGCACCGGCACGGACGCGGCCGTGGTGGACGGCACGCTGCGGCGGCTGACCTTCGGCGGCCGACCGGCGGTCACCGTCGCCCCGGGCGCCGACGTGTGGAGCGACGCGGTGCCGCTGACAACGCGGGCGCAGCAGGACGTCGCCGTGAGCCTGTACGTGCCCGGCAGCGTCCGCCCCGGCGAGCACGGCGCCGCGTTCCGCACCAACTACGTCAGCCCGGCCGGCAGCGGCAACCACGTCGCCGACCGGGCCGCGACCGCCTTCACCCGGACGATCACCTCGACGTGGCTGGTCAGCGCGGTCGACGTACGCAACCCGGACGTGGCCGGCACGATCGTCACGTACGGGTCCTCGGTGGTGGACGGCGAGGGCAGCACGAACTGCGGGCCGGGCTGCAGCCGTACCGGGACCAACGAACGCTGGTCCGACGTCCTGGCCCGGCGGATCGTCGCCGAGGCACCGGCGGGACACCAGCTGGCCGTGGCGAACGCGGGCATCAACGGCACCATGAGCGCCACCGGCTGCCCCAACGCCTCGGCCGGCGTGGCCGGTCTCGAAGGCGTCACCCGGCTCGACCGCGACGTACTGGCGCTGCACGGCGTCAAGGGCGTCATCGTCTACTACGGCACCAACGACCTGGCGGCCGGCTGCACAGCCGAACAGATCATCGACAGCTGGAAGACCATTTTCGGTCGCCTGCACGCCGCGGGCATCAAGGCGTTCCTGGTGCCGACGACCGCGCGTCCCGGCTACACCGACCAGATGAACCGCTACCGCTGGGACCTCGGCACGTACGCCGCCACGTTCAACACCTGCGCCGGCGACTGCGCCGGGCTGATCCTGTTCGACCAGGTGATCAAGGACCCGGTGCGGCCCAACGCCATCAACCCGGCGTACGACGTGGGTGACGGCATCCACGTGAACATCGCGGCTCAGCAGGCCGAGGCTCAGATCATCTCGCTGCCGATGCTCTACTCCGGGGTGTCGTAA